A window of the Linepithema humile isolate Giens D197 chromosome 4, Lhum_UNIL_v1.0, whole genome shotgun sequence genome harbors these coding sequences:
- the LOC105675632 gene encoding uncharacterized protein, which produces MQTFEDQEALYDQMGQLSQEYIGELLSGDKKRGIDNVYGVYFNDAGTFLGGKAFDIDRDDNLIVDGVKYAGTPGLFELIFKRLPDDTLCTEDDKQKYKSILLATNAHRRGHNAHLPILGNKGYKYKHIITPLISKKGGDVAHLDKRGAGHALPKCNIPQTMTVTDNAVDYVHWDDPNELVDRLRLLDASRQAGNNAHDNEFLSIIEELREAGRIIN; this is translated from the coding sequence ATGCAAACGTTCGAAGATCAGGAAGCTCTGTATGATCAAATGGGTCAGCTGAGCCAAGAGTACATCGGGGAGCTCTTGAGCGGTGACAAGAAGAGAGGGATCGACAACGTGTACGGCGTATACTTCAACGATGCGGGAACGTTTCTCGGAGGCAAGGCCTTCGACATTGATAGAGACGACAATTTGATTGTGGACGGTGTAAAATACGCGGGCACGCCCGgcctgtttgaattaatatttaaaagacttcccgacgatacgctgtgtacggaggatgacaaacaaaagtacaagagcatactactcgctactaacgctcacagacgcggtcataacgcgcatttacctattttgggaaacaaaggatacaaatacaaacatatcatcACACCTCTGATATCTAAGAAAGGTGGAGATGTTGCACATCTCGACAAGAGAGGTGCGGGTCACGCGTTACCTAAGTGTAACATACCACAGACCATGACTGTGACCGACAACGCGGTCGATTACGTGCACTGGGATGATCCGAATGAATTGGTGGATCGCCTTCGATTGCTGGACGCCTCCCGTCAGGCGGGAAACAACGCGCACGACAacgagtttctctcgattatcgaggaactgcgcgaagctggtcgaattataaattga
- the LOC136999209 gene encoding uncharacterized protein: protein MFIQILGSAILGSAIFRIDNGGGDKRVYMVHQEQVTVSVEMFIVISDERDFLSLSAEALEFVPKVLLVSKFARFVDQVWEKLPEHIRADPEVRGYRRCKEHHNQPWQRDYIDGPAPYVKDCTLCKLKGLQ from the exons atgtttatacaaatattaggCAGCGCTATTTTAGGCAGCGCTATTTTTAGAATAGACAATGGAGGGGGTGATAAGCGGGTATATATGGTCCATCAAGAACAAGTCACGGTATCAGTCGAAATGTTCATCGTGATTTCGGACGAACGCGACTTCCTGAGCCTGTCGGCGGAGGCATTAGAATTCGTGCCAAAGGTGCTTCTTGTGAGCAAGTTTGCGCGCTTTGTGGACCAAGTGTGGGAAAAACTTCCGGAACATATAAGAGCGGATCCAGAAGTGCGGGGATACCGTCGGTGCAAAGAACATCACAATCAACCGTGGCAGCGCGACTACATCGACGGGCCCGCGCCATATGTTAAAGATTGCACTCTGTGCAAATTGaaag gTTTACAATGA